Part of the Vitis vinifera cultivar Pinot Noir 40024 chromosome 13, ASM3070453v1 genome is shown below.
TTGCTTTACAAGTTCCGAGTACAAATttcctagtttttttttgtctGTACATACGCAAAATCTATCTTGATAGATATGATTCTATCTATGCGTGAAATAGGAAATAAGCATATCCCAACCCGCACCCGCTATCTTCGTGTGGCTTGCAAGTAAGGGAGTCTCAAGTCGGGTGTGTGGAGTTGGTGGCTCAAGTGCCTAGGAAACGTAAAGGCTGTTTAGCCCCCATGAGTCATGACATGAGTGGATGGTAGAGTTGCCACTTCCATACAGAACTCACGAATCATGATAAAACCGAAGATTAGATGTTGCTAAATTGACAACCACTTATGTTGGATATGCCTTACGTATTTGTCGATTTCAATGTaaccaaaatgaaaaatatgagaaaattgttCTTGAGAGCCGATTTACCATTAGTTTCGAAAGAGAAAATAGCttttattatacatatatatccAATTCCAATGCCAGGTCAACAAAAGAATTGGCGAGCAGAGTCAGGTTGGAACAAACCAAGTATGCACCCATCACAAAATTAATCAATCATGGTTAACGCAAACaaattatttgttaatttgaaatATCGAACATGCAAACCAACAATTCCTAACTACTCATATTAATCTACTCAAGCCCAAAGCCCaaataagtgttaaaaatataataatatatatttaaattcataTTCACACCTAGTTCAAAAAGCAATTTACTCTGTTTACTCAGAGTGTACCAGGGAGGCAAACTGGGTAGGATGCATCATCCAGTGCACAACAAAAAGGGAACAAATGCTTTCTTTTATAAGGTAAAAAACGTTCTAAAATGTACACAGCTCAGTGTCAGATCGAAGACACAAAACTCCAAACGCTCGATAAAAGATTAAATCATCACAATTTTACTGGGAATATTAGACTATTTTTTGTTATACAAAGTAGTAAAAAAATGCTGATTTATAAGGAAAATTGAATGCAATCAAAGTAATTAacaaatttatgcatttttaacttatttaatctttatacaaaaaaaaaagtgaaataaattttaaaaaacatgaaaaatatcaattcattaaatttaaatccacttttcttaatcaaattaattaacaaattcatatatttttaacttaatgcTAAGGCATGACTAAGAATTCTAAATCAGAATATTTCTTAACAGCCAAACTAACATGATGCTATAAATTATGAGACAAAAAAATCTTCCTCAGGAAAGAAATCAACAAAAGCATAGTGATAGTAGAGCAAGACACGATATCAAAAAACAATAACGCAGAGTTCAGAATTGTCAAGTTTAACCATAACCATCATAAACTTAGTCGAACAAACTGAAACCCATATCATCATCAGACTCTTCCTGTGGctcttccttcttttcttcctccTTAGAAGCAGCAGGAGCAGCACCGGCATCAGACGCTGTAACCGGGGCCGTTGCAACAGCAAACTTACTAGGATCCTGCATTCATTTTCGCTCAAAACAGTCACTAAACTGCTAAAAACGATTTCAGGAGCAATAAATTTAATTGACAATAATAAACAATATCATTGCATACCTTTAAGTACTCCTTCACTTTATCTGCCTGAGGGAAGGAATACTCGGTTGCAACAGCGACAGCAAGAACATTCTTGTATGCATTGATGAACATGTGGGGTGCAGCTGCTAGGGTTGGATATGAGATAGCCAATGAAAGTGAGGTAACCATGGAGACACCAGCTGCAAACTTCTCAATGAGATCCTCTTCTGTAAGATCAAGCACCTCAGGGCTGAAAACTGAGCCATTGTCATAAACAGACAGCACAACAAGACCATAAGAGAAGGGTCTTATCCCAAGCTTGGCAAGCAGGGCTGCTTCAGAAGAGCCCACCTTGTCACCCTTTTTGATAAGCTCCACAGGGGTGATAATTTCAACAGTACCCTTGTTAATCTTGGTAGGAATATTAAGCACCTGAAAAGAGGTAGGTTGCCTGAGAAACAACTCAGCCAGGCCAGAAGAAAACACAGAATTTTCATTGCTTGACTACAAACCTGGAAGAAAGAGGTCTGGGAAGGGTCGAGTCCAGTGTTACCAGGTGGGACAATGACATCAATAGGAGCAACTAATCCAACACGAGCAGGAGCTCCAACCtatcaaattataaataaaacatgataAACAGGTATCATAAGCACAAGAATTATACAGACCCACCAAATACACTGATGTTCATCAAGTGTCAACAGcataaaactaaagaaaaaagtgCAATAGTGCACTACTGTAgttccatatttttaaaatttgtaagcATTTATGCTATTCCAAGTACCACAATCTACATCTTAATCACCATTCACTCATGTAAAGCAAAGATGTAACCCCAAGACATTATGATTGATCAGCTTTTGAGTAACCCACAAGTTGGCAAAACTGAAGCATAACCCACCTAGTATTAATAACTCATTTTTAGAAGCAAGATTACTCTAGCCAGAGTTCTACATTCCTCAGTATTGTCATTTCAGAAGAAAAGGCTACAGGGGTTAATACACCAAAACAATCCGTCGCTATTCTAATTCTGCATTCAGGGTGAGTTTTGAGTAACAATTTTCTTCATTCAAATAGGGGTCCTGTTGTGTACCAATTCGTTATGTCCATAACGAAAGGCACCAATAAGCAAGTATTGCCTCGTGTGTAATTCAGGTCGATTGCTTTGTCGCTCATGTGGTGGTGCCATTCTTTTGTACCTAGTCTCATATAATTGTACCTAGTCTCAAATGTTTGTAAACAGCCCAAAATTTAATCATATGCTATGAATGACCCGCATTTAAACTGTCCTTCGAATTGGTACTTATACTTATTCGgtaatttagattttttctcaaaagaatattaaaaagaaaaaaaaatcaagacacAGCACCAAAACTGCACCTTGTACTTCGCAACCTCTTCGCTGACCTCCTTCAAATCACCCTTTGTGAAAATCAGACCCACATTACCCTAATTGGAGAGAGAACAACAAGACAAACAAAACTTAGTAAACAAAAAATCATTCctaggaaaaagaagaaagacgACGATAGTGAAAACATACCACGAGAAGAGGAATGAGATTGAGGAAAGCCGTGTTTCCAGTCTTCTCAGCATGAAGCCTAATGGAACGCTTCATCATGGTATTCTTACCCATCAGAACAACAGAATCTCCACGCAGACCCTTGCGAATGTTCTGCAACTGGTTGGATCCAACATTGTCAGCGGCAGCGATCAGAATCTGACTGTACTCATCCAGAAGCTGGCACAGCTTCTGGTCGTATGCGATCTTCTTGTCGGCCTTGGATGGTTTCACCGCCATTGAGGAAGACTCGAGAGTTTCAGATGAACTGATAaacaaacaaaaggaaaaaacccTAAGCAAAAACGAGGGCCAAGACGAAGCTCTAGCTCTGTCAAGGCGGACAGCAATACGACGCCGTCTCTTTAACCTCTCCCTACACAAGATCTACAGCCGCTTCTCAGAAACCCTAGACCTGGTTTTTGCTTGCAGTAGGGTTTCCAATGGACATCTCTCCACCATATTATACTCCGAAAATAAACCTAGATCCAACGGCTGATGTTAATATGGGCCTCAATGGCCCAAGAAGGCCCATGTAGCCGGGCCTGTGGGAGGATCTTTTGCTGGGCCTGCGACTAGTAGACACCTCTCTCCCTCCGGTGTTTATCTGACTATCGATCGTAATTCTCCGATGGGAAAGAAGGGTGAATGTCTAAGTGGGTTAGTGAGAGAGTTTGTTTGAGAACCAAATTTTTGCTTTAGTAATTGCATCAAACAAAAGAAGATTCGGATTGGAAGATatggtttttagtttttacacTTTAGTTTGTTTTACTAgtgtaaatgtattttaaaattagcaATAATATTTATACTGAAGGAAGTAGGAAgtactttattttcttatttttcatcttgCTATGACAAATGTCATCAATCATCATGCCCACTTGAAAGCATAATTTTCACTTTTGAGTTTTGACTGGCAAATAATCATCACCACTAATAGGCTCAACTAAGTCTCTACTATAGGCCCGAAATTGCATCCATCTCGGGTGCCCAAATGTGCCAAATTTTCCACCCATGAGGTTTAGGGGTCGAAGTTTTTTACCTTAAAAAGGGACAACTCATCTAATATCTACATACGCTATTGAAGTCATCAGTATTAGTGTGCTTAAAAGTTAAATCACACAACACCACATttcctaaattattttgaaataataatagatactgaagttataattttgatttttattgggTTGTGCCAATACAAAATAGAATTCTTCCAATCTTAATTTGAACAGCTTCTCCGAAACCCAAGACCGGCTCAAACGGGCCTCCATCCAGCACTCGGTGTTTAATGGCTGCTGTTAGTATGGGCCACCATGGCCCAACTATGCCCATATTTCATGGGCTCTGGCCTGCTCGACGATTTTTTGCTTGGTCCCGCTTTCTTTTTGTCATCGACGTCTACATTTCTCCCCCTCCGGTCACTGTGACTGACTATCCGTTGCAATTTCCGATGACATCGTCCGGAGTGTCTAGTTATCGAGATCGGACGTCGGAATTTCGATCTCTCTCTGGAAGAATGAAGAAGATCGGTGGAATGGCCGTTGCAAATCATGCTGAAGATGATCCAGCAACATCGAGATCATTGGCTTCGGCATCATCACGATCCGAATTCAACAAAAAGGCTTCACGAATTGGGTTAGGGATCCACGAGGCATGTCTCAAGATCTCCAGGCTTGCCAAATGTATGCCCATCGCCTTCcttattttccttccatttgtTAGTTTCAATTGAATCTTTGATAATTTATCGTTTGTTGTGCGAGAAAACGAAAGCAGAGGCATAGGATTttgaattttatcttttttttgtttttctatgttttcttaGCAACGAAACGCCTTGCATAAAGAATCCAATGATTTGCTTGTCTTATTTGAGAATTAAGCTAACGAGAGAATCTAATACAAAATTTCAATCCCTTTTTGGTGAAGTTAGAGAAAAGGATGCAAGAATTTATCAACTATACCTCACTTCCAACATCCAAGCAGATTATGAcgaagtaaataaataaataaataatctatcTTGGGATAGAGGTTTGAGCAATCTGCAGAACTAACCTAATTCACATGCTGGGGTAGCAATTTCCATCGCCGCCAGCAAGCCAAGTGGTTTGTACCGGGTGAGGCAAATCAGCAGATTGAGACTTACCGGTGTATGGATTGGGGTGAAAATAAGTGCTAGCATTACAAGCTCAAGATGTCAATCAGTGAGCTACAAACCTGAAActaaaatatctattttattaaaaccGAACTTCAAATAGTAGCTGCTGCTCTTGTCTTACGTTGAAGAGTTGGATCTCAGGGCTACCTTACTCTGCATTTTGTATCATCATGTGCAATTTCCCTAAATCTTGTTTTCATAGGCCATATTTTGGAGTTGTTATTTCAAAAAGTCTGACTCATTAGGTTTGATATTGGGCCTGGAAAGAGTTCAAATTATTTCTGTTACATGTTGTTGTGCTGACATTAAGTTTTGTGTTTTACATTTGCATCAACTTGCAGTGGCAAAAAAGTCATCAATGTTCAATGACCCAATCATGGAAATACAGGAACTAACTGCCTTGATAAAAGATGATATTACTGCACTCAATATAGCAGTTTCAGATTTGCAAACCCTTCAAAACCTTGAGATAGCTGATGGAAATTACTCTGATGATAGAGTCGTCCATTCAAATACTGTTTGTGATGACTTAAAGAACAAACTTATGGGGGCTACTAAACAGCTCCAGGATGTGTTAACAACTAGAACAGAGGTTAGTGCTGAATGGAATGGTGAATGTTCTTTGTTTTGCTTATCAGTTTTGCTTAGCCTTTTCTTACTTGTATACAGCATTTCTATCATCCTGTATACCTTTTTTTTACAGAATATCAAGGCTCATGAGAATAGGAAGCAGATTTTTTCCACAAATGTATCCAGAGAAAACCCTTTTCAGCAGCATGCAAAGACTGTGACTGAGCCACCTCCTTGGTCAAGTTTATCTAAGACATCTGGGAATTTGcaaccatcagtgtgaatatttcttcttaattcaacttttttttttaataagcaaaAAGAATACTATTAACAAAGCCTAATCAAAAGCATTTCTTTgaaactttatattttatatatatattgataggcAAAGATGAAATATATTAACAGAGCCTAACAAAAGGGCACACAAAAGCATAAATGGTATATTCAAGGGCGCCAAAAGGCCCAAAAACAGCAGAACTTTATGTTAGATATATGTTTTACTGCTTTAGCATGAATTACGTTTTCTTTGTTCTTCCTTTGCTATCAATGTCAAAGACAAGATGGTTGCATGAGTTTTTGTTTCATCTTTGTTCCACTGGGGATGAGATAATCCTTTGTGTTCTTTCATGCTGCCATAtcattcattgtttttattatgTAAAGAAGTAAtgaatgttttctttttgttgttccTTTCCTGTCTTTCTCTGACCAGGTTGTCGTCAAATGGAGTTCAAGTTGGCAACCAACTGAGGTATGTTTTATGCCATTATTCATGCCCTAGTCATACCAAGATCAGTTTTaatcttcatatttttgttagtGGAGCATGCATTCTGTTGCTTGACCATGTACTCTGATTCGGATGCAATATTATCATAGTATCTTTCTGAAATATGAATCATTAACTTACAGAAACTCAATTTTTCCTATTGATGTTCCCATTGTTTTGAACATGTctgaaaaacttattttgtaTCTCTggtcttatatttatttattgtccATCTTCAGTCAACAATGATATGACTGCAAATTTCTGATACTAGTGCAACCTAAGTTATCTGACTTCAGAACTAATTAAATGGATTTAATTTGTGATTTGAATGTTCCATCTCTTTGTGTGCTTGTTACTGGATGCTGGCAGAACTCACTCGAACTTTCCTGCATTCACCTGAGCatttaatttccttttgatTTACCGAATCCATTTGTTCAGCCCTCTGATGGAATTTTATTTGGATCAAGTTGGAGAAAAATatggtactttttttttttttgataagtaaaagaagtatattaaacgaaaagaggaaacaccaaaaaccGGTGCCCTCTAGGTATACAGGTAGTATACACACTACCTTCCCTAACTAGGAGCCTATCCAGTCTACAAAACTTACAAGTGAAGAATGACTCTCTGCTAGGGAACCCCTGACCCaaaaccaaagattacatacaaaagaatatttcaaccttTGAAGCGAAAGGTTCTCATCCCCAAACGCtaacctatttctctccttccaaactgaccaaaaaatacataaagggg
Proteins encoded:
- the LOC100250067 gene encoding large ribosomal subunit protein uL10 translates to MAVKPSKADKKIAYDQKLCQLLDEYSQILIAAADNVGSNQLQNIRKGLRGDSVVLMGKNTMMKRSIRLHAEKTGNTAFLNLIPLLVGNVGLIFTKGDLKEVSEEVAKYKVGAPARVGLVAPIDVIVPPGNTGLDPSQTSFFQVLNIPTKINKGTVEIITPVELIKKGDKVGSSEAALLAKLGIRPFSYGLVVLSVYDNGSVFSPEVLDLTEEDLIEKFAAGVSMVTSLSLAISYPTLAAAPHMFINAYKNVLAVAVATEYSFPQADKVKEYLKDPSKFAVATAPVTASDAGAAPAASKEEEKKEEPQEESDDDMGFSLFD
- the LOC100244928 gene encoding syntaxin-31 isoform X3; protein product: MAAVSMGHHGPTMPIFHGLWPARRFFAWSRFLFVIDVYISPPPVTVTDYPLQFPMTSSGVSSYRDRTSEFRSLSGRMKKIGGMAVANHAEDDPATSRSLASASSRSEFNKKASRIGLGIHEACLKISRLAKLAKKSSMFNDPIMEIQELTALIKDDITALNIAVSDLQTLQNLEIADGNYSDDRVVHSNTVCDDLKNKLMGATKQLQDVLTTRTENIKAHENRKQIFSTNVSRENPFQQHAKTVTEPPPWSSLSKTSGNLQPSVLSSNGVQVGNQLSQTKVSCGQHTIQPYGSVHVTAGGSTTGKLYTKPGIGSSECRIHNFRTKRNLYSSGYNGCTARGIGDQD
- the LOC100244928 gene encoding syntaxin-31 isoform X2, which produces MAAVSMGHHGPTMPIFHGLWPARRFFAWSRFLFVIDVYISPPPVTVTDYPLQFPMTSSGVSSYRDRTSEFRSLSGRMKKIGGMAVANHAEDDPATSRSLASASSRSEFNKKASRIGLGIHEACLKISRLAKLAKKSSMFNDPIMEIQELTALIKDDITALNIAVSDLQTLQNLEIADGNYSDDRVVHSNTVCDDLKNKLMGATKQLQDVLTTRTENIKAHENRKQIFSTNVSRENPFQQHAKTVTEPPPWSSLSKTSGNLQPSVLSSNGVQVGNQLSQTKVSCGQHTIQPYGSVHVTAGGSTTGKLYTKPGIGSSECRIHNFRTKRNLYSSGYNGCTARGIGDQVCSS
- the LOC100244928 gene encoding syntaxin-31 isoform X1 produces the protein MAAVSMGHHGPTMPIFHGLWPARRFFAWSRFLFVIDVYISPPPVTVTDYPLQFPMTSSGVSSYRDRTSEFRSLSGRMKKIGGMAVANHAEDDPATSRSLASASSRSEFNKKASRIGLGIHEACLKISRLAKLAKKSSMFNDPIMEIQELTALIKDDITALNIAVSDLQTLQNLEIADGNYSDDRVVHSNTVCDDLKNKLMGATKQLQDVLTTRTENIKAHENRKQIFSTNVSRENPFQQHAKTVTEPPPWSSLSKTSGNLQPSVLSSNGVQVGNQLRRRLAVDNTPSNHMEVSMLQQVVPRQENYTQSRALALQNVESTISELSGIFTHLATMVAQQGELAIRIDDNMDESLANVEGAQSALLKHLNQISSNRWLLLKIFAILIFFLMIFIFFVV